From Gimesia panareensis, the proteins below share one genomic window:
- a CDS encoding thioredoxin family protein — MKTSHNIVGLLMLAVCSLGIITAPLQAGKYNPVLDVGDQAPTWEKLPATDGKSYASDSFKDKDVLVVAFTCNSCPYAVDYEERLNQLAQKYKGKDSKVAVIAVNVNLIPADSLEKMKERAEKQGFEFPYLFDKSQQIGQAFGATRTPEFFVLNKDRKVVYMGAMDDSTDASKVKQNYVEQAIAAALKGKQPETSETIAIGCNVRYKRIRRKK, encoded by the coding sequence ATGAAGACTTCACATAACATCGTTGGACTGCTGATGCTGGCAGTCTGCAGCCTCGGGATAATCACTGCACCACTGCAGGCGGGAAAATACAACCCGGTTCTCGATGTGGGCGATCAGGCACCGACCTGGGAAAAGCTGCCCGCTACCGACGGGAAATCGTATGCCAGCGATTCCTTCAAAGACAAAGACGTGCTCGTGGTCGCATTCACCTGCAACAGCTGCCCGTATGCAGTCGATTACGAGGAACGCCTGAACCAGCTGGCGCAGAAATACAAGGGGAAAGATTCCAAAGTTGCGGTAATCGCGGTCAACGTCAATCTGATCCCGGCGGACAGCCTGGAGAAGATGAAAGAGCGGGCCGAGAAGCAGGGCTTTGAATTTCCTTACCTGTTCGACAAGTCACAGCAGATCGGGCAGGCCTTTGGCGCCACGCGGACTCCGGAATTCTTTGTACTCAACAAAGATCGCAAAGTCGTTTACATGGGCGCCATGGATGATTCAACCGATGCCAGCAAAGTCAAACAGAACTACGTGGAGCAGGCGATCGCGGCGGCTTTAAAAGGAAAGCAGCCGGAAACCTCCGAGACGATTGCCATTGGCTGTAATGTGCGATATAAACGCATTCGCCGAAAAAAATAA